Within Meles meles chromosome 19, mMelMel3.1 paternal haplotype, whole genome shotgun sequence, the genomic segment GTGACGATGCTGAAGAAGTAGAGGACAACAAGCTGGAAGGTGCCCGAAGCGAAGGAGAAGAAGACCAAGGCCCAGGGCAGACCAAGGACCAGGCTGAGACCCAGCAGCGTCAGCACATGGGGCCACTTCTGGGCGTGCGGCCGCAGCCGCAGGATCTGCACCACCATGGTGCCCAGCATGGCCGTGTTGAACAGGAACACCAGGCTGAAGAGGCCCAGGTTGGTGACATGGTTGACCAGCGAGTCCCGGATCCAGCACCTGGGGGCAAGGGTTCAGTGCACAATGGCGGGGTTGGTGCCTCAGTGAGCCCGAGTGCCCGGAGACACCGCGGACTCCCGGGGGGACATGACTTTCCAGCTCTCCTCTGTGCCTTCGTCCTCTCCAGCCTATTCCCACTCATGCCAAGAAACCCAGGTGTGGTGCAAGGTCACCGGCGAGAGACGGGCAAATCTGGGCCTGTGCTCACCCTCCCTGACCCCCCAGCCACTGCCAGGCTGGCacccccagcagccccagggccCAGGAGCCCCCCGGCCGGTGTGGCCTCAGCCCAGGCTTCTCTCTGGCCCCTGAACCACAACGCCCATGTTCCAGCCCTGCCACACTCAGCCACTCACATGGAAGGGTAGATGACACTTTCTGGGGTCCTCTGGACAGCCAGGATGATGGGGCCGTAGTTGTTCACATCCACAAGAGCCACCAACATCACCAGGAAGACAGGGAAGCCTGCAGGTCGCAAAGCATGGAGCTCAGCCTTCCACCCTCTGTGgcatgccccctcccctgccccccagcaagAGCTTCTCCCAGGCTTATACTCAGCTCCATCTGGGGTGGGTCCTCCATGATCAGAccctcctcttctcccactccaGTTTGGGTTTGCCATAGGGAGCCCTATCTCCCCTGACTTTGCCCCTTCCACCATCCCAGGGGCCTGTGGGAGAAAGGGCCTGCATTTCCCTGCTGAGGGCAGGATGTCAGAAGGGGAGATGGGAGGCACAGACTGGGAGCGTGGGGGACAGCTGAAGGAGGGACTTCCAGAGTCTGCACTGGGCCTTGACCTTGTCCATGGGCTGGAGCTGGAGAGCTCTCAGAAAGGGTCACCCACCACCAAACACTGGGGTCTTGACACAGAGCTAACTCCGAAGGAATTTTATGTAAAACAATGGAGTGAGCCAAGAAAGGGCCAGATGAGAAACACAGAGGAGCAGCAAGTTGGGTGAGGGACATAGGGAGTTTGGAGGGTCGGTGCAACATCCAGAAGGACTTGCGGTGTGCCCCCTGGGCCTCCAGATCTGACTGAGAGGTCTGGGCCATGGGTAAATTGGGTGGTCTTGGCCAAGAACAAATGCCAAAGCTATGCGGAATCTGTTACATAAGCTTAAGAGGATCCACAGGCAGAGCCACCACCAGCCTGGGTGAATTAGGTAAGTGGAGGATTGGATGACAGCCCTTTGAGCAGTGCACAACCTGCACATCCATACACGATATCTCTGTCTGCAAACCCTCCTTTTAGAAGAGTGAGCCATGTGGAGAATATGTGTTTCTTGGAGCAGTGCTCACCACTTCATCTTCCTAAAGAGAACCTTAACCTAGCCAAGGTCAAGAACAACTGAGAATGGGTGGGTGAAGGAAACAGTGAGGGAACAatcagagaggtaagcagagaagTGGAACCAGGTGCCTGTGTTTTACCAAGTAGGAGAGGCAGGTCTGGGGGCCCAACAGCGCCCTCTATCAACTTACCCCAGCCCATGATGCTCAGCTTGAGCAGGTAGCCAGGGACATAGGTGCCAAAGACCTCGACCACCAGTCGGTAGAGGTTATAGCCCTCGAGGCCCATCCAGCAGAGGCAGGCGAGCAGAGAGAAGTGCAGGAAGATGGCACTGGCACGGCAGCCAGCCTCGGAGCCCGTCAGGGCCACTGGCTCGCTCAGCAGGAAGCTCACGTCCAGCAGGAAGACGGCCAACAGCAGGTTCATGTGCACTTTGATGGTGTAATCTCGAGGCTTCCTCCTACACACGGGAGGTAGGGGGGTCACCTTGGTGGCCAGCTTGGGAAGGTGGCAGTCTTCCcagggtacacacacacatacacacacactctctatcCCATCCCTATGGCTGCAGCCAGGTCATTCCCCACAGGTCCCtgtgcacctactgtgtgcccagcACCCACAGGCTCGGGCTCCCTGGGCACATTGAACAACAGATTTAgccacagagagagcaagcaggacaAATCCAGCCACTATAGTCAACCAGATGCTCCCAGAGCTGGAAGGAAAAGACTTTGGATTTGTTGCTGTTTTTGGAGAATCCATGCCACCTGTGTTCTATGTCCTCCTGTCTATCTGCATAGTCCTGTGTCTGTAAGGctggctgtggggggagggggggacagtATGTCTGTCTGTCAGCAGGTTTGCAAGTCCGTGAGCACATCCCagcacccctcccaccccaggactCTACCTGATCCAGGGAGGCATGGCTGGCATTTCCTCCCTGGCTCCCCACCTGTGCACGGCCAGGCACCATCCACCACTTGTGCCACAGGGCATGACAGGGTAGCCATGCCCACCCACCCTTGCTGCCAGCTACTGCCTTGGgctgctccctcccccccccccacagttcACTCATCTATTAAGTTTCTGAAGTGGGAGGACAGCCCCCCTCATTGGGTAAAGCCTCAGTCCCTAAGGTTCCCTGGCCCCATCCTTGGGCACTTTTGTGATCAAGGGGTAGGGCTGGGGGGCTTGGCCACTGCCTCCTGGCCTCCCCTGAGCCTGCCAGATGTCCCCTGTCACCACTCCAGCGCCACCAGGCGCACAGCTGCAGGCTCACATAACACAGTTACTTAGGTGCCCGCAAGCACACGACACCATCCCCCCTTCCTCGCACGTGCAGTATGTGAGCACGCTCTAGGTGCTCGCACCCCAGAATTTAGAGCGTCCCCCCTGCATGCAAACGGACCCAGGCCCAGGCTGCAGGTGGACCTCCACTTCAACCAAGCTCAGCGCTGACCATCCAGACCCGTCCATGCAGCCGGTATGAGGAGGGGTGAAGGCGATCCTTCCTCCACCAAAGCCTTCCCGCGGGCACCTTCTTCCTCAAGACACCCAAATGACAGAAGTGGAGTGACAAAATCTTCCATTGGGGGGGACAGGGTAGGCTTTGTCAAACTTGAATGCTCGTGGGGGCCAGGCCTTAAATCAGACACCGGACGTATGcctgcctctgccacttccttgctgtgtggcctcaggcaagtCCCTTACCCTCTCTGAGCGCTCTTTCACAGGGCCCTTGTGAGGACTGAACCGATTTCatgcatgtaaagcacttagaacagtagGTAGCATGTGGGAAGCTCCAAGAAGATGTTCACCATGATTATAATTGTCAACATCCTGTTATTATGGGCCCCCAGGGGTGATCATATGATTCTTCCAAGGCAGAAATCTAGATTTTTATGTCACCTCTCCCTGTGTTCAGTGTTGGCAGATAATAAAGTTTGTAAGTATCATGTCATCCGAACACCACAGATCTGAGGAGACACAGCCCCCGGGGGCCGGCTGACTTTAGTTCCCAGGGCTCCTTCCTGCAACCACACACACATTTTGGGGTGAGTCAAGCCACTCCAGGGTGGGTCTCCATGGTTGTGGGGGCCCGGCTCAGGGGCCCAGAATGAAGTTTCTCCCTACCCCCGCCttacccccacccctcctccaggaCCTACCTGGAGCAGAGGTAGGCGGCGATGGTGAGGACGCAGGCCAGAGCAGAGATGACACAGCCCACGTAGGAGACGAGAGTCAGATAGTGTTTGTGTACGGCATCAACCTCCACAGAGGCGACCTGGGTACACGAGACAggcgggggctggcctcagtgtccccagctTGACACTGAGGGATTGCCCCAGGTGAAGGCCAACCTGAGCCCCCAGAGGGGGGCCTGGGGCATCTGTGAACCACCACTGCCCAGAGCTGAGCAGAGGCTGGTCGGTAAGTGCATTCTTCAGAAGGGGAGGAGGCCTACAGTTCTCACTGACTCCTCAAACAAGTCCTCCACCCACGACGGTCAAGAACCCTCCactagagggcgcctgggtggcacagtcggttaagggtctgccttcagctcaggtcatgatgtctgggtcctgggatcaagtcccatacgGGGCTCCCAGCTTAGCacggagctggcttctccctctccctctcccccctctccGCCCATGCtttctcgcgctctctctctcaaataaataaacaaaatcttaaaaaaaaaaaaaaaaaaggaccctcCACTGGAGAATTCCTTTTCCAGCCTGgcactcattttttttctagaactcaACACCGGCGTGAGCGTCCCACACCCAGGGAGGTTTGGAAGACCACTTTGTTCCTCAGAAGCTGGGTCCCAAGATTCTGGGAGACTGAACCTAGGACACAAAGCTTCTGTGATCTTGGGGACACTGAAGTCCGTTGTGAGGCCCTCCACAATGGGCCTCAGTATCCCCTCGAGGGCTCTTTGGAAACGTACTTGTGCCTTCCCTCAGCCTGTGGAATCAGAATTCTAGGTTAGggccaggaatctgcatttttatcaTGCACCCAGATTTGGGAATAAAGAGCAACAAAATCTTTAGTGACCAGCTCTCTTGCTTGCTAGCGGTGTGACCTTAGGTAAATTGCTTAAGCTCTCTGAGCCCcggtttccccatctataaaataggacaGCAGCAGGAGCGCCTCAGAGCTTGGTGTGGGGAACAAATGGCGTATTTGTGGAAGGTGGCTGGCGAAGCCAACCCAGGGTATGGCTGCAGGGCAGGAAGGGGACCACTCACCATCAGCACCGCAAAGTACGTCAGGTGGTTGCAGTGGCAGGATGTCTGCGTCTCTCTCCGGTTGGTCTCACACCCAGCATCACTCCAGCTCCCCAGGCTGCTCACTGAGGAAGGGTTCCATGATGCTCTGATCAAGCCCAGTCCCTCAGGACCCCACTGGACCCCCCCAAAATGCATAATTGTGTCACTCTTCTGAGTCTTTGATTCCCTTGGCAAATATCTAGTCTGCCATCATTCCTTCTTCAAAGTCCActttctccaggaagccctccctgattaaccccatctcccccactcTCCAGGACCCCCTTTCTCCTCCAGATATCCACCCAGCTCAGAGAACCCTCCACACTCACACGTTGGTTCTTCCACCCAGAATACACACTGGAGAGTCACGTTTTTCTGTAGGGACAAGAAAGGAGAGTGGACCCCATCACAGCCTGCTCCTTTCTGGGCCAAGCAGAGGAAGTCAGTGTCAGGCCACCACCCCGTGTGGACCTGACCGGCTGAGGTCCTCAGCCAGCTGATCATTTCGTTAAAGACAAGAGGCTCAGAAAGCAGGGCAGAAAAGACAAGCAGGGGCCCTTGTCTCCTGGGCGGGTTTGCCTGCACTCACCGGCTGTGGCTGATGCTGGAAGGTGAGCACCACGGGCTCCGAGAGGTTGGCTACTTTGGTGTTCTGCACGACAATACCCAAGACCTTCTCACCCAACACTTGACTGGAATTCTTGTCCTAGATacatgagatgggggaggagaggaagggtgtGAGGGCTAAAGGCTGAGAAGGCCCAGACACCCCCTGTTTCTCTAGactcctgtctctctcccacaCATTGCTCTGAGATGCTGAGTCTCCCTCTGGCAACAATTCTTGCACATGTAGTCATTTACACTGTAGCGAAAACAACATAGTTTAGCATTCTCCTGGGGAGATTCGCACGTCACAGTTCCATTTCTGACCTTACAAGGAAAGGCTCCGACTTCTGGATGAGGGGGCTTGGCTCTATGCCTGCCTTCCACCTTCCCATCAGACAGAAACTGCTTGCCCTGGGGCTTCCCACCTGGAACAGAGCTTGACTGCTGAAGTCCACCAGGAGGAGTCTCTTTTCGGCCTCCCCTCTCCGGCCTTTGGTCTTCTGGAAGAGCGTGCCGGGCAGTAGCACAGAGTACTCTTGGATCTCGCTCTGTCCCTCCTGCAGACCAGAATCCCCGTGGGGCTCAGCCAGAGGTGGGCTCCCAGGCCTctaaccacccccacccccaacaccttCCAGGGTGCTGCCATCCCGAAGCCcacctcctcctggaagccttccTTTTCTTGGCTCCAGTGCTGGCTGGGAAGCCTGGTGGGTAGAGCCCAGGGTTCCGGGGGCAAACAGGCCCGGGAGACTGCTGTGCCATCTGGGCTACcccggggtggggaggatgggggcAGCGTGGTGGCTCCTGACTAACAGGCCCACGAGAGGGGCCGTCTCAAGACTGACGTGCACAGACAGGTGTTTTGGGGTCTTCTGTTCACACGGGGGGTACCATAGGAGCCTCTGATGCCGttcaccccaccccaacccctccccatccctgtgcCAGGAAGGGTCCTGTGCTGCAGGACAGCCGCTCCCAGGGTATTCCCTGGGTGGGAGACCTTCCTTGTCAGCACAGATCTGGCTCCCAGAGGCCCCTGGGGAGGGGTGTGTTCATGCTTCCGTGTCTGCTTCCACCCCGGCCAGCCTGGCCCCTGACCCCTGACCTGGCGCCTGGAGTGGATGTGCAGGCCTTCGAGGCTGGCGGTGGGCTGCAGCTTCCACACTGTGGCGTTGACCAGATCCTCCTCGAAGGACAGCGTGTCCCCAGGGAACTTCACAGAGGTCAGCTTCGACTCCAGGCTCTGCAGCCTACTGGCAGGGGAGAAGGGGCGGGCAGGTTGATCCTGGCGGGCAGGGAGATTGAGCGAGACGAGACGGGGAATCTCGGCAGAGACACAGGAAAAGAGACAGACCGAGACAGGGGAAGGAGGGTcagggggcagcagggaggggacaggagagaaAACAGCCCAGGACAGTGTTGGCTTGGGACAGAGAAGGCCTGTgggtgagtggggggtggggtgagaggaAGCTGGAACGACAGAGCAAACAGGAAAGGGGGGCGATCCCGAGCACCAGGTTCCGGGCCCAGCTGTGCCTGGACTGACCCACTCTGTGGCCATGGAGCAGCCCTACCCATCTTTGGGCCTCAGTCTGTCAAGCTCTCAAATGGGCCCATCGGTTCTCCTTCTTTGGTGGGGAAGAGGGCTTGGATGGCTGTCTGGGGATGGCGATATTTGTTTTTACAAAGGTCAGGGGTTTGTCCTGCGGGGCTGGATTTTGATTCCTCCCTAGGAGGTGGAAAGACGAGGGGAACATTCCTGCCCCAGGAGAACTCTCCATCGTGCCTCCCACTCCAGGTCACTGCCCTGTCCACGTCCGGGTCTGGGGGCCACACTTACTGGCTGGCAGGAGTGGACGAGGGCCTCCTCGAGATCTTTCCAGGGTGCCTCAGAAGCTGGCTGAGCTGCTCGAGGTCCTTTTTCAGCTCGCACATGTCCACCGAGGCATTGTGGGAGGCCTTCTGGGGAGGATCTGGAACAGGGGACAGACAGAGGCTGTTAACCAGGAGCCAGATGCCGGCCACACCCGTCCTACTCCCATTTAACCCTCTGGTGACTGTGAAGGCCTCTCTCCTCAGTTTTACAGAGGCTGAAACTGAGCCTCCAAGACAGAGGTGAACCTCCCAAGGTCACCCAGAAGCCAGTCAGATGAGGGCTCTGCCACACGGGACCCTCCACCAACTCTAGCCCAAGCAAGGCCGGCTGGGACACACctgcccaggtgcccttctgTCTACACACCTGGAGCTGGGAGGGTCCACCCCAGGAGGGCTGTGAGGGTGAGGGGTTTCATGGGGCCTCTGGCTTCTGACACCCAGTCCCATCTTTCCACACTTTCTGCCCCCATCCTGGGAAGGCCTCATCTTCCTTCACCTGGACCTCCCCTGCAGTCTCTGGATGGGacttctcccctctgccttcaTCCCTACCTTTCCACAAACCTTCCTGAAGCACACCTTGGATCatacccctcccctcctcagacaccttcagtggctccccactgcctggGAACAAAGCCCAAAGTCGTGACCGGTCACGCAGAACCAGTTCACTGCCCG encodes:
- the ADGRG1 gene encoding adhesion G-protein coupled receptor G1 isoform X1, which encodes MATQVLQQTVLFSLGLLFLVQGTRGGGPREDFRFCGQRNQTQKSSLHYKQTSELHISIKNSEGALTIHAPFPAVLPASQLFPEPRGLYHFCLYWNHHTGTLQLHYGKSNFLLSNQASGLLCFRHNKESLGPGPPLLATSVTSWWSPQNTSLPSAAGFTFSFHNPPQKASHNASVDMCELKKDLEQLSQLLRHPGKISRRPSSTPASHRLQSLESKLTSVKFPGDTLSFEEDLVNATVWKLQPTASLEGLHIHSRRQEGQSEIQEYSVLLPGTLFQKTKGRRGEAEKRLLLVDFSSQALFQDKNSSQVLGEKVLGIVVQNTKVANLSEPVVLTFQHQPQPKNVTLQCVFWVEEPTLSSLGSWSDAGCETNRRETQTSCHCNHLTYFAVLMVASVEVDAVHKHYLTLVSYVGCVISALACVLTIAAYLCSRRKPRDYTIKVHMNLLLAVFLLDVSFLLSEPVALTGSEAGCRASAIFLHFSLLACLCWMGLEGYNLYRLVVEVFGTYVPGYLLKLSIMGWGFPVFLVMLVALVDVNNYGPIILAVQRTPESVIYPSMCWIRDSLVNHVTNLGLFSLVFLFNTAMLGTMVVQILRLRPHAQKWPHVLTLLGLSLVLGLPWALVFFSFASGTFQLVVLYFFSIVTSFQGFFIFLWYWAMRLQARGGPSPLKNSSDSARLPISSGSTSSSRI
- the ADGRG1 gene encoding adhesion G-protein coupled receptor G1 isoform X2; amino-acid sequence: MATQVLQQTVLFSLGLLFLVQGTRGGGPREDFRFCGQRNQTQKSSLHYKQTSELHISIKNSEGALTIHAPFPAVLPASQLFPEPRGLYHFCLYWNHHTGTLQLHYGKSNFLLSNQASGLLCFRHNKESLGPGPPLLATSVTSWWSPQNTSLPSAAGFTFSFHNPPQKASHNASVDMCELKKDLEQLSQLLRHPGKISRRPSSTPASQLQSLESKLTSVKFPGDTLSFEEDLVNATVWKLQPTASLEGLHIHSRRQEGQSEIQEYSVLLPGTLFQKTKGRRGEAEKRLLLVDFSSQALFQDKNSSQVLGEKVLGIVVQNTKVANLSEPVVLTFQHQPQPKNVTLQCVFWVEEPTLSSLGSWSDAGCETNRRETQTSCHCNHLTYFAVLMVASVEVDAVHKHYLTLVSYVGCVISALACVLTIAAYLCSRRKPRDYTIKVHMNLLLAVFLLDVSFLLSEPVALTGSEAGCRASAIFLHFSLLACLCWMGLEGYNLYRLVVEVFGTYVPGYLLKLSIMGWGFPVFLVMLVALVDVNNYGPIILAVQRTPESVIYPSMCWIRDSLVNHVTNLGLFSLVFLFNTAMLGTMVVQILRLRPHAQKWPHVLTLLGLSLVLGLPWALVFFSFASGTFQLVVLYFFSIVTSFQGFFIFLWYWAMRLQARGGPSPLKNSSDSARLPISSGSTSSSRI